A DNA window from Buttiauxella agrestis contains the following coding sequences:
- the cobU gene encoding bifunctional adenosylcobinamide kinase/adenosylcobinamide-phosphate guanylyltransferase, producing the protein MKLVTGGARSGKSRHAEQLAANFARVLYIATSKIFDSEMEQRIQHHRDSRPAHWRTVEQYRDLNRVINEHNSAQEAVLLECITTLITNVMYDAAGATPEDDWDFETMEQVVNQQIDILLAACEASPAQVILVTNEVGMGIVPENRLARHFRDIAGRVNQRLAQRADEVWLVVSGIGVKIK; encoded by the coding sequence ATGAAACTCGTTACCGGCGGCGCCCGCAGCGGGAAAAGCCGCCACGCAGAGCAACTGGCGGCAAATTTTGCGCGTGTGCTGTACATCGCCACCTCGAAAATCTTCGACAGCGAAATGGAACAGCGCATCCAGCATCATCGCGACAGTCGCCCGGCGCACTGGCGCACCGTTGAACAATATCGCGATTTAAACCGCGTGATTAACGAGCATAACTCGGCGCAAGAAGCGGTGCTGCTGGAGTGCATTACCACGCTGATTACCAACGTGATGTATGACGCGGCGGGCGCAACACCCGAGGATGACTGGGATTTTGAAACGATGGAGCAGGTGGTGAATCAGCAGATCGACATTTTGCTCGCCGCCTGCGAAGCCAGTCCGGCGCAAGTGATTCTGGTGACGAACGAAGTCGGGATGGGGATTGTGCCGGAAAACCGCCTGGCGCGGCATTTCCGTGATATTGCCGGACGCGTAAATCAACGTCTGGCGCAACGTGCCGATGAAGTCTGGCTGGTCGTTTCAGGGATTGGAGTGAAAATTAAATGA
- the cbiM gene encoding cobalt ECF transporter S component CbiM — translation MESLLKKLSLSGLGMGMLLLIVPQEAYAMHIMEGFLPPMWALAWWILFLPCLYVGLVRLRQIVAHDSNQKVLLALCGAFIFVLSALKIPSVTGSCSHPTGVGLAVILFGPGVVAVLGAIVLLFQALLLAHGGLTTLGANGMSMAVIGPVVGYLVWKMACKAGFRRDVAVFLCAMIADLTTYFVTSIQLGVAFPDPHFGITGSSLKFMGIFCLTQIPIAIAEGLLTVMIYDQLTKRQLLPARSQ, via the coding sequence ATGGAATCACTCCTTAAAAAACTGTCGCTAAGCGGCCTTGGCATGGGGATGCTATTGCTCATCGTGCCGCAAGAAGCTTACGCCATGCACATTATGGAAGGTTTCTTGCCGCCCATGTGGGCACTGGCCTGGTGGATTTTGTTCCTGCCGTGCCTGTACGTCGGGCTGGTGCGTTTGCGCCAGATCGTGGCCCACGACAGCAACCAGAAGGTGTTGCTGGCACTCTGCGGCGCGTTTATTTTCGTGCTCTCGGCGCTGAAAATCCCCTCTGTCACCGGAAGCTGCTCGCACCCAACGGGCGTTGGCCTTGCGGTGATTTTATTTGGCCCAGGCGTAGTGGCGGTTTTGGGCGCGATTGTGCTGCTGTTCCAGGCGCTGTTGCTGGCTCACGGCGGCCTGACCACGCTTGGCGCAAACGGCATGTCGATGGCGGTTATCGGCCCGGTCGTCGGTTATCTGGTATGGAAAATGGCCTGTAAAGCGGGCTTTCGCCGCGACGTAGCCGTGTTCTTGTGTGCGATGATTGCTGACTTAACCACCTACTTTGTCACCTCCATTCAGCTTGGTGTCGCATTCCCCGACCCGCACTTTGGCATCACCGGTTCCTCGTTGAAATTCATGGGCATCTTCTGCCTGACGCAAATCCCGATTGCCATTGCCGAAGGTTTGCTCACGGTCATGATTTACGACCAGTTGACCAAAAGACAACTGCTTCCAGCCCGGAGCCAATAA
- a CDS encoding cobalt-factor II C(20)-methyltransferase has translation MSGRLYALGTGPGASDLITVRAARIIGKLDVLYAPAGRKGGDSLALSIVREYLSDTTEVRTCHFPMSADNDEKAVVWDETAAALTHEVEQGKQVGFITLGDSMLFSTWVFLLARIGNPEWLEIVPGVTSFAAIASRAKLPLAMEQQSLAVMSCTASHQALSEALRAHDCVVLMKVYGRFAQIKALLQHLGIIQHAVLMAEATLPGEQCWRNLEEVPDDQKLPYFSTILVNKQWSRD, from the coding sequence ATGAGTGGCCGTTTATACGCCCTCGGTACTGGCCCTGGCGCCAGCGACCTGATCACCGTTCGTGCGGCGCGCATCATTGGCAAACTCGATGTGCTCTATGCCCCGGCAGGACGCAAAGGGGGCGACAGCCTGGCGCTGTCCATTGTGCGCGAATACCTGAGCGACACCACCGAAGTGCGCACCTGCCACTTCCCGATGAGCGCGGATAACGACGAAAAAGCGGTGGTGTGGGATGAAACCGCCGCGGCGCTTACGCATGAAGTGGAGCAGGGCAAGCAGGTGGGTTTTATCACGCTCGGCGATTCCATGCTGTTCAGCACCTGGGTGTTTTTACTGGCGCGAATTGGCAACCCGGAGTGGCTGGAAATTGTCCCTGGTGTGACCTCGTTTGCCGCAATTGCTTCGCGAGCGAAGTTGCCATTAGCGATGGAACAACAGTCGTTGGCGGTGATGTCATGCACCGCGTCACATCAGGCGTTGAGCGAAGCATTACGCGCCCATGACTGCGTGGTGCTGATGAAGGTTTACGGGCGTTTTGCGCAAATCAAAGCGCTATTGCAACACCTTGGAATCATCCAGCACGCGGTGTTAATGGCGGAAGCGACACTGCCGGGCGAGCAATGCTGGCGGAACCTGGAAGAGGTGCCGGACGATCAAAAGCTGCCGTATTTTTCGACCATTTTGGTTAACAAACAATGGAGCCGGGATTAA
- a CDS encoding cobyric acid synthase, with the protein MSLAIMVQGTASDVGKSMLVAGFCRIFAQDGHRTAPFKSQNMALNSGITPDGKEMGRAQIFQAEAAGIAPDVRMNPVLLKPTSDCKAQVVLMGKVATNMDAVTYHNYKPQLKSQIREVYQSLAAEHDVMVLEGAGSPAEINLRDRDIVNMGMAELAECPVILVADIDRGGVFAAIYGTIALLLEHEKWRVKGVIINKFRGDVALLYSGIEQIEALTGVPVLGVMPWLNVDLEDEDSVVLERGKYDAVTEKDLDIAVLQLPYMSNFTDFNALAAQPDVRLRYVARPDELNNSDLVIVPGSKNTLGDLRWLRENGLEQALLSHHHNNGAVLGICGGYQMLGQHIYDAVESGLGEMPGIGLLDVVTRFASEKTTTRVAGQVQADLPGVFAASAGAALQGYEIHMGETQRGENTAPFATFTECNTQPYHNLDGAISDDGRVLGTYLHGVFDSGEFTRSLLDSLRLRKGLNAWQGEIFDYQQHKETQFNILADAMREHIDLEKIYQIMREHQEQAV; encoded by the coding sequence ATGAGCCTCGCAATAATGGTGCAAGGTACCGCCTCGGACGTGGGCAAAAGTATGCTGGTGGCAGGGTTTTGCCGCATCTTCGCCCAGGACGGTCATCGTACGGCACCGTTTAAATCGCAAAATATGGCGCTCAATTCTGGCATTACACCCGATGGCAAAGAGATGGGCAGGGCGCAGATATTCCAGGCCGAAGCGGCAGGTATCGCCCCCGACGTGCGCATGAATCCGGTGCTGCTCAAGCCGACCAGCGATTGCAAAGCGCAGGTGGTATTGATGGGCAAAGTCGCCACCAACATGGACGCCGTGACCTATCACAACTACAAACCGCAGCTTAAATCGCAAATCCGCGAAGTCTATCAAAGCCTGGCGGCAGAGCACGACGTGATGGTGCTCGAAGGCGCGGGCAGCCCGGCGGAAATCAATTTACGCGACCGCGATATCGTCAACATGGGTATGGCAGAACTGGCGGAATGCCCGGTGATTCTGGTGGCAGATATCGATCGCGGCGGCGTGTTTGCGGCGATTTACGGCACCATCGCGCTGCTGCTCGAACATGAAAAGTGGCGCGTCAAAGGCGTGATTATCAATAAATTTCGCGGCGATGTGGCGCTGCTTTATTCCGGCATTGAACAAATTGAAGCGCTAACCGGCGTGCCGGTTTTAGGCGTGATGCCGTGGCTGAATGTCGATCTCGAAGATGAAGACAGCGTAGTGCTCGAACGCGGCAAATATGACGCGGTGACGGAGAAAGATCTGGATATCGCGGTGCTGCAACTGCCGTATATGTCGAACTTTACCGACTTTAACGCGCTGGCCGCACAGCCGGACGTGCGCCTGCGTTATGTAGCCAGGCCTGATGAGCTGAATAACAGCGATCTGGTGATTGTGCCGGGCAGTAAAAACACCCTCGGCGACTTGCGCTGGCTGCGCGAAAACGGCCTCGAGCAGGCTCTGCTCTCGCATCACCACAACAACGGCGCGGTGCTGGGGATTTGCGGCGGTTATCAGATGCTCGGGCAACATATTTACGACGCCGTGGAATCGGGGCTTGGCGAAATGCCGGGCATTGGGCTGCTCGATGTGGTCACGCGTTTTGCCAGTGAAAAAACCACCACCCGCGTTGCCGGGCAGGTTCAGGCTGATTTACCGGGCGTGTTCGCTGCCAGCGCAGGGGCGGCACTTCAGGGCTACGAAATCCATATGGGCGAAACCCAACGCGGCGAAAATACGGCACCCTTTGCCACCTTCACCGAGTGCAATACTCAGCCTTATCATAATCTTGATGGCGCAATCAGCGACGATGGACGCGTGCTGGGTACGTATCTGCATGGCGTGTTCGATAGCGGTGAGTTTACCCGCAGCCTGCTCGACAGCCTGCGCCTGCGCAAAGGGCTGAATGCCTGGCAAGGCGAAATCTTCGATTACCAACAGCATAAAGAAACCCAGTTTAATATTCTGGCCGACGCCATGCGTGAACATATTGATCTTGAAAAGATTTACCAGATTATGCGTGAACATCAGGAGCAAGCTGTATGA
- a CDS encoding energy-coupling factor ABC transporter substrate-binding protein, protein MKKTLILLALVVGLMIVPFFVSHGGEYGGSDDQAEGQILVVAPHYKPWFKPLYEPASSEIESLLFTLQGSIGTAVIFYILGYYRGRREDHAGD, encoded by the coding sequence ATGAAAAAGACCCTGATTTTGCTCGCCCTGGTGGTGGGATTAATGATTGTGCCGTTTTTTGTTTCTCATGGCGGCGAATACGGTGGGTCAGACGACCAGGCCGAAGGCCAGATTTTAGTCGTCGCACCGCACTACAAACCCTGGTTCAAACCGCTTTATGAACCGGCCAGTAGCGAAATAGAAAGCCTGCTGTTTACCCTGCAAGGCTCAATCGGTACGGCGGTGATTTTCTACATTCTGGGTTATTACCGGGGCCGCCGCGAAGACCATGCTGGGGATTGA
- the cbiK gene encoding sirohydrochlorin cobaltochelatase — MKKALLVISFGTSYHDTCAKNIVACEEELSRAFADRDRFRAFTSGMIIRKLKNRDNLEIDSPAQALQRLAAMGYQDVAVQSLHVINGDEYEKISREVQAHSHLFQRLALGTALLSDFNDYDLLLNALQSQMPALAADERVVFMGHGASHHAFSAYACLDHLMAARQIPARVGAVESYPEIDLIVRGLQQENVRKVHLMPLMLVAGDHAINDMASDEEDSWKTQLQEAGIEAQPWLQGLGENPQIRAMFVNHLQRALEKTPEVAA, encoded by the coding sequence ATGAAAAAAGCCCTGTTAGTGATCAGTTTTGGCACCAGTTACCACGACACCTGTGCCAAAAATATTGTTGCCTGTGAAGAGGAACTTAGCCGCGCGTTTGCCGACCGTGACCGCTTCCGCGCTTTCACCTCCGGCATGATTATTCGCAAGTTGAAAAACCGCGATAACCTGGAAATTGACTCACCGGCTCAGGCGCTACAGCGCCTCGCGGCAATGGGTTATCAGGATGTCGCCGTGCAATCTCTGCATGTGATTAATGGCGACGAGTACGAAAAAATCTCCCGCGAAGTGCAGGCCCACAGCCACTTGTTCCAGCGCCTCGCGTTAGGCACGGCGCTACTGAGTGACTTCAACGATTACGACCTGTTGCTTAACGCGCTGCAAAGTCAGATGCCTGCGCTTGCAGCGGACGAACGCGTGGTCTTTATGGGCCATGGTGCCAGCCACCATGCGTTTTCTGCCTATGCCTGCCTCGACCATCTAATGGCGGCACGCCAAATCCCAGCACGTGTTGGGGCAGTGGAAAGCTACCCGGAAATCGACCTTATCGTGCGCGGTTTGCAGCAAGAAAACGTGCGCAAAGTCCACCTGATGCCGCTGATGTTAGTCGCAGGCGATCACGCGATTAATGACATGGCGTCAGACGAAGAAGACTCCTGGAAGACGCAGTTGCAGGAAGCGGGTATTGAAGCGCAGCCGTGGCTGCAAGGTCTGGGAGAAAACCCGCAAATTCGCGCGATGTTCGTCAACCATTTGCAGCGTGCGCTGGAAAAAACACCCGAGGTGGCGGCATGA
- a CDS encoding precorrin-3B C(17)-methyltransferase, which yields MLTVIGIGPGSFAMMTQEAIAALQEAEIVVGYKTYTHLVKPLTGDKQVIKTGMCKEIERCQTAIELAQAGHKVALISSGDAGIYGMAGLVLELVTSQQLDIEVRLVAGITASIAAASLLGAPLMHDFCHISLSDLLTPWPVIEKRIIAAASADFVICFYNPRSRGREGHLARAFELMREFTNPQTPVGVVKAAGRKKEQKWLTTFGEMDFEPVDMTSLVIVGNKTTFVRDGLMITPRGYEL from the coding sequence ATGTTAACGGTAATCGGCATTGGCCCTGGAAGCTTTGCCATGATGACGCAGGAGGCGATTGCCGCCCTGCAAGAGGCTGAAATTGTCGTCGGCTATAAAACCTATACCCACCTGGTCAAGCCGTTAACGGGCGATAAACAGGTCATCAAAACCGGCATGTGCAAAGAGATTGAACGCTGCCAGACCGCTATCGAACTGGCACAGGCCGGGCACAAAGTGGCGCTGATTAGCAGCGGCGATGCGGGCATTTACGGCATGGCAGGCCTGGTGCTGGAGCTGGTGACGTCGCAACAACTCGATATCGAAGTCCGACTGGTGGCGGGCATTACCGCCAGTATTGCCGCCGCGTCACTGCTCGGTGCGCCGCTGATGCACGATTTCTGTCATATCAGCCTCAGCGATTTGCTGACGCCATGGCCGGTTATTGAAAAACGCATTATCGCCGCGGCCTCGGCTGATTTTGTTATCTGCTTCTACAACCCGCGCAGCCGTGGCCGCGAAGGCCATCTGGCGCGTGCCTTCGAATTGATGCGTGAGTTTACCAACCCGCAGACGCCGGTCGGTGTGGTGAAAGCCGCCGGACGTAAGAAAGAACAGAAATGGCTGACCACTTTTGGCGAAATGGATTTTGAACCGGTCGATATGACCAGCCTGGTGATTGTCGGCAACAAGACCACTTTTGTGCGCGATGGTCTGATGATCACCCCGCGAGGCTACGAGCTGTGA
- the acuI gene encoding acrylyl-CoA reductase (NADPH), translating into MKAVVLEQVEGQTQAEVKQIAVPAEELGNVLVNVEWSSLNYKDALAITGKGKIIRNFPMVPGIDFAGRVAASSDSAFSAGQEVVLTGWGVGENHWGGLAEQARVKSEWLVPLPAGLTARQAMIVGTAGFTAMLCVMALEEAGVTPASGEVVVTGASGGVGSTAIALLHALGYQVVAVSGRESTHDYLRQLGASRILPRSEFAETRPLEKQVWAGAVDTVGGNVLAKLLAQMNYSGCVAACGLAGGFSLPTTVMPFILRNVRLQGVDSVSAPIERRVAAWKRLAELLPESFYEMATTEISLEQAPKFADDFMNNAIQGRTLVKVS; encoded by the coding sequence ATGAAAGCAGTCGTACTTGAACAAGTTGAAGGCCAGACTCAGGCAGAAGTAAAACAAATTGCCGTTCCGGCTGAAGAGTTGGGAAATGTGCTGGTCAACGTTGAATGGTCAAGTCTGAACTATAAAGATGCGCTGGCCATTACCGGCAAAGGCAAAATCATCCGCAACTTCCCGATGGTGCCGGGCATTGATTTCGCAGGCCGCGTAGCAGCGAGCAGCGACTCTGCTTTTAGCGCGGGCCAGGAAGTGGTACTGACCGGCTGGGGCGTGGGCGAAAATCATTGGGGCGGCCTGGCAGAACAAGCACGCGTGAAATCCGAATGGCTGGTGCCACTGCCTGCGGGCTTAACCGCACGCCAGGCAATGATTGTCGGTACAGCGGGCTTCACTGCCATGTTGTGCGTGATGGCGCTGGAAGAAGCAGGCGTAACCCCTGCAAGTGGCGAAGTGGTGGTCACGGGCGCCAGTGGCGGCGTGGGTAGCACTGCAATTGCCCTGCTCCATGCTTTGGGTTATCAAGTGGTGGCGGTTTCAGGTCGTGAATCCACTCACGACTATCTGCGCCAGTTGGGTGCCAGCCGCATTCTGCCGCGCAGTGAATTTGCTGAAACTCGCCCGCTGGAAAAACAAGTGTGGGCCGGTGCAGTCGATACCGTCGGCGGCAATGTGCTCGCGAAACTGCTGGCACAGATGAACTATTCCGGTTGTGTTGCGGCCTGTGGTCTGGCGGGTGGTTTCTCGCTGCCAACAACCGTGATGCCATTTATTTTGCGTAACGTGCGCCTGCAAGGTGTGGATTCGGTGAGTGCACCGATTGAGCGCCGAGTTGCCGCGTGGAAGCGTCTGGCCGAATTGCTGCCGGAGAGTTTCTATGAGATGGCGACGACGGAGATTAGTCTGGAGCAGGCACCGAAATTTGCCGATGATTTTATGAATAACGCCATTCAGGGCCGGACATTGGTTAAGGTGAGCTAA
- a CDS encoding ATP-binding cassette domain-containing protein, protein MLATHNLSFHYQDEPVLHDLTFDFGAFAVTGIVGENGCGKSTLFMNLNGVLRPQQGAVLWQGKPLNYSKAGLIEHRQRVTTVFQDPEQQIFYTDVDSDIAFSLRNLGVDESEIARRVERAIQLVDAQNFRHKPIQYLSHGQKKRVAIAGALVMEADYLLLDEPTAGLDPSGRQQMIEIIARIAAQGKHVVISSHDIDLIYEVCGGVYVMNGGKIIAQGEPGEVFSQAEMLREAGLVQPWLVKLHSELGFPLCKTETQLFNALRVVKEA, encoded by the coding sequence ATGCTCGCGACACATAATTTATCTTTTCACTATCAAGATGAACCCGTTCTGCACGACCTGACTTTCGACTTTGGTGCGTTCGCGGTGACGGGGATTGTTGGCGAAAACGGCTGCGGTAAATCCACCTTGTTTATGAATCTCAATGGCGTTTTGCGCCCGCAGCAGGGTGCGGTGTTGTGGCAGGGCAAACCTTTAAATTACAGTAAAGCCGGGCTAATCGAGCATCGTCAGCGCGTCACTACCGTGTTTCAGGACCCGGAACAGCAAATCTTTTATACCGATGTCGACAGCGATATCGCGTTTAGCCTGCGCAATCTTGGCGTCGATGAAAGCGAAATTGCCCGTCGCGTAGAGCGTGCCATTCAGCTGGTTGACGCGCAGAATTTCCGCCACAAACCGATTCAATATTTAAGCCACGGGCAGAAAAAACGCGTGGCGATCGCCGGGGCGCTGGTGATGGAAGCTGACTATCTATTGTTGGATGAACCGACCGCAGGGCTGGACCCAAGCGGCCGCCAGCAGATGATCGAGATCATCGCCCGTATCGCTGCACAGGGGAAGCATGTGGTCATCTCAAGCCATGACATTGACTTGATTTATGAAGTCTGCGGCGGCGTGTACGTGATGAACGGCGGTAAAATCATCGCGCAAGGTGAGCCTGGCGAGGTGTTTAGCCAGGCCGAAATGTTACGCGAAGCCGGTTTAGTCCAGCCGTGGCTGGTCAAATTACACAGCGAGCTCGGCTTCCCGCTGTGCAAGACAGAAACCCAATTATTCAACGCCTTGCGCGTTGTAAAGGAAGCATGA
- a CDS encoding cobalt-precorrin-6A reductase, with amino-acid sequence MSSGAVLVFGGTSDARFICQILDEHRISYTLSVATAVGESLAGKIGGQIRVGRIDSAEIADLLVSQAVRWVIDASHPYAELLSRNITQACEIAGVALSRYQRRSELHDLEHPLLHKVANLQAACTVAQKFGSRVLLTTGSKELAAYQQGLPGKTLLARVLPTSEVMAECEALGLGVDNIIALRGPFSAEFNAATYDFCSPDVVITKESGAEGGYLDKVNPALARGIPCVVVTRPQPLVSGPELLESREDVSRRVTRWLQERK; translated from the coding sequence ATGTCCTCTGGAGCGGTTCTGGTGTTCGGCGGCACCAGCGATGCGCGGTTTATCTGCCAGATCCTCGATGAACACCGCATTTCGTACACGCTTTCGGTGGCGACGGCAGTCGGGGAGTCGCTTGCGGGAAAGATCGGCGGCCAGATTCGCGTCGGGCGTATCGATAGCGCTGAAATCGCCGATTTACTGGTAAGCCAGGCGGTGCGCTGGGTGATTGATGCCTCGCATCCCTACGCGGAATTGCTCAGTCGCAACATTACCCAGGCCTGTGAAATTGCGGGTGTGGCGCTGAGTCGTTACCAGCGCCGCAGCGAACTTCATGACCTGGAGCATCCGTTGCTGCACAAAGTGGCGAACCTGCAAGCCGCCTGCACCGTGGCACAAAAATTTGGCTCACGCGTATTGCTGACCACCGGCAGCAAAGAGCTTGCCGCGTATCAGCAAGGTTTGCCGGGTAAAACGCTGCTGGCACGCGTGCTGCCCACCAGCGAAGTGATGGCCGAATGCGAAGCGCTGGGGTTGGGTGTGGACAATATCATCGCGCTACGCGGCCCGTTTAGTGCCGAGTTCAACGCCGCCACCTATGACTTTTGCTCGCCTGATGTGGTGATAACCAAAGAGTCTGGGGCAGAAGGTGGCTATCTCGACAAGGTCAATCCTGCGCTGGCGCGAGGCATTCCTTGCGTAGTGGTGACGCGCCCGCAACCGCTGGTGAGTGGCCCTGAATTACTTGAAAGCCGTGAAGATGTGAGCCGCCGCGTAACGCGCTGGCTGCAAGAGAGAAAATAA
- the cobS gene encoding adenosylcobinamide-GDP ribazoletransferase, which yields MVRLFFATLQFMSRIPVRARWADGIETHQYVRGIVTFPFVGLLLGGLAGVVFTLLQPWAGLPLAAMGYVLALALLTGGFHLDGLADTCDGVFSARTRDRMLEIMRDSRLGTHGGLALIFVIVTKVLVVSELALRDGNMLAVLAAASIAGRTACVLLMYNHQYAREKGLGNLFIGKVTGTQTLLTLVGGAVLCTVLLPASGLLALVITLLAIFGLGWMLKRTLGGQTGDTLGAAIELGELVFLLALLR from the coding sequence ATAGTTCGCCTGTTTTTCGCCACTTTGCAGTTTATGAGCCGCATTCCGGTGCGCGCCCGTTGGGCTGACGGAATAGAAACTCACCAGTATGTGCGCGGCATTGTGACGTTCCCGTTTGTCGGGCTGCTGCTGGGTGGATTAGCTGGCGTGGTATTTACGCTGCTGCAACCCTGGGCGGGTTTACCTTTGGCCGCAATGGGTTACGTGCTGGCCCTGGCGCTGCTGACGGGCGGCTTCCACCTCGACGGCCTTGCTGACACCTGCGATGGGGTGTTCTCAGCACGCACCCGTGACCGCATGCTCGAAATCATGCGCGACAGCCGCCTCGGCACTCACGGCGGGCTGGCGCTGATTTTTGTGATCGTGACGAAAGTGCTGGTGGTGAGCGAACTGGCCCTGCGCGATGGCAACATGCTGGCCGTCTTAGCCGCGGCTTCCATCGCCGGGCGCACCGCGTGTGTCTTGCTGATGTACAACCATCAATATGCCCGTGAAAAAGGTCTTGGGAACTTATTCATCGGCAAAGTTACCGGTACGCAAACGCTATTGACGCTGGTCGGCGGCGCGGTGTTATGCACCGTTCTGCTCCCCGCTTCGGGTCTGCTGGCGCTGGTGATTACGTTGCTGGCCATTTTTGGCCTCGGCTGGATGTTAAAGCGCACGCTCGGCGGGCAAACCGGTGACACGCTGGGTGCGGCTATCGAATTAGGCGAGCTGGTGTTTTTGTTGGCACTGCTGCGTTGA
- the cobT gene encoding nicotinate-nucleotide--dimethylbenzimidazole phosphoribosyltransferase, whose product MQTLNSLLAMISPLDSEAMARAQQHIDGLLKPFGSLGRLEALAVQLAGMPGMKNGLNTQRKSIFVMCADHGVYAEGVAISPQIVTAIQATNMTRHNTGVCVLGATVGADIHVVDVGIDSDALPGVLDMKAARGSGNIAQGPAMSRQQAEDLLLATMQLTMQKAAEGVTLFGVGELGMANTTPAAAMVSVLTDSSPDDVVGMGANFPSDKLHHKIAVVRQAIETNQPDAADGIDVLAKVGGFDLVGMTGVMLGAAAAGLPVVLDGFLSYASALAACQIAPGVREYLIPSHLSAEKGAVIAMSKLGLEPYLQMGMRLGEGSGAALAMHLVDAACAMHNEMGSLADSNIVLPG is encoded by the coding sequence ATGCAAACACTGAACTCCCTTTTGGCAATGATTTCTCCGCTTGATAGCGAAGCGATGGCTCGCGCACAACAACACATCGACGGTCTGTTAAAACCGTTCGGTAGCCTTGGCCGCCTCGAAGCGTTAGCAGTGCAACTGGCAGGAATGCCAGGCATGAAAAACGGCCTGAACACTCAACGCAAATCAATCTTCGTGATGTGCGCCGACCACGGTGTTTATGCGGAAGGTGTGGCGATCTCCCCGCAAATTGTGACCGCGATTCAGGCAACCAACATGACGCGCCACAACACCGGCGTATGCGTATTAGGCGCGACCGTGGGTGCCGATATTCATGTGGTGGATGTCGGTATCGACAGCGATGCGTTACCTGGCGTGCTGGATATGAAAGCGGCACGCGGCAGCGGCAACATCGCGCAAGGCCCGGCGATGAGCCGCCAACAGGCCGAAGATTTGCTGCTGGCAACCATGCAACTCACTATGCAAAAAGCCGCAGAAGGCGTCACGCTATTTGGCGTAGGTGAGCTGGGTATGGCAAACACCACGCCTGCGGCGGCGATGGTCAGCGTATTAACTGATAGCTCGCCCGACGATGTCGTGGGTATGGGTGCGAATTTCCCGAGTGACAAACTGCATCACAAAATCGCTGTGGTACGCCAGGCGATTGAAACGAATCAGCCAGATGCCGCAGACGGTATTGATGTGCTGGCGAAAGTGGGCGGTTTTGATCTTGTCGGCATGACGGGCGTGATGCTGGGTGCTGCGGCGGCAGGGCTTCCGGTGGTGCTTGATGGCTTCTTGTCGTATGCCTCAGCCCTCGCCGCGTGCCAGATTGCACCAGGCGTGCGTGAATACCTGATTCCTTCGCATTTATCGGCTGAGAAAGGTGCGGTGATTGCGATGAGCAAGTTAGGGCTGGAGCCGTATTTGCAGATGGGTATGCGTCTGGGCGAGGGCAGCGGTGCCGCGCTGGCGATGCATTTAGTGGATGCGGCGTGCGCGATGCATAACGAGATGGGGTCGCTGGCAGACAGCAACATTGTGTTGCCGGGTTGA
- a CDS encoding energy-coupling factor ABC transporter transmembrane protein yields the protein MLGIDKLSYQSRWCRVSPLRKFALYLLMMVLAFALPPVGQAVLLLVIAAFTCWLLRVGPVRYLRWLTVPLGFLLFGVVTIIFSASHHAQALLWSVPLGTLHIGIDAQGVVMANQTFWRSLAALAATYWLVLNLPFPQLIILLQRLRGPRLLTEQILLTWRFIFILLDEAQAIHRAQSLRFGYRTLPGGYRSLAMLISMLFSRVLLRYQQMVTTLDVKLYQGDFHL from the coding sequence ATGCTGGGGATTGATAAACTCAGCTATCAAAGCCGCTGGTGCCGCGTCTCGCCGCTGCGTAAATTTGCGCTGTATCTGCTGATGATGGTGCTGGCGTTTGCGCTCCCGCCGGTCGGCCAGGCGGTTTTACTGCTGGTGATTGCCGCTTTTACCTGTTGGCTGCTGCGCGTCGGGCCAGTGCGTTATTTACGCTGGCTCACGGTGCCGCTGGGCTTTTTGCTGTTCGGTGTAGTGACGATTATTTTCAGTGCTTCACACCATGCGCAGGCGCTTTTGTGGAGCGTGCCGCTTGGCACCTTGCATATCGGCATTGATGCGCAAGGCGTGGTGATGGCAAACCAGACGTTCTGGCGCAGCCTTGCCGCGCTCGCCGCCACTTACTGGCTGGTGTTGAATCTGCCGTTTCCGCAATTGATCATCCTGCTGCAACGCTTACGGGGTCCACGCCTGCTGACTGAGCAAATCCTGCTCACCTGGCGTTTTATTTTTATCCTGTTAGACGAAGCGCAGGCCATTCACCGTGCTCAGTCTTTGCGTTTCGGTTATCGTACCTTGCCCGGCGGATACCGATCGCTTGCCATGTTAATCAGCATGCTGTTTTCACGCGTGCTGCTGCGCTACCAGCAAATGGTCACGACGCTGGATGTCAAACTTTACCAGGGTGATTTCCACCTGTGA